In Gadus chalcogrammus isolate NIFS_2021 chromosome 1, NIFS_Gcha_1.0, whole genome shotgun sequence, the sequence CGATGGGACATCACAGTAACGGCTCCGGTTGATCCTGTTTGTCCTTTCAGCATGCTGATTACCCACGATGACCTGGTGAAGATCTCTGACTTTGGCACCTCAAGGGAGCTGAGTGAGAAGAGCACCAAGATGTCCTTCGCTGGCACCGTAGCCTGGATGGCCCCTGAAGTCATTCGAAATGAGCCAGTGTCCGAAAAGGTCGACATCTGGTAAGTCTGAGAAAGCTCTCTCATGGCTGATACACAAACATTAATGTCTGTGTAATGTGTATAACATATTTatttggtatatatatatatggatatagatatagaaatatatatatatatatatagagagagagagagagagagagagagagagagagagagagagagagagagagagagagagagagagagagagagagagagagagagagagagagagagagagagagagagagagagagagagagagagagagagagagagggtattgCATGTACGGTCATTGCTTGATGTTATGTCCTGGAAGTTATTCCTGAGTGTTTCCTAAAGTGCTACATCAATACAATAATGACTTATGATCTTCCAGGTCCTTCGGGGTGGTATTATGGGAGATGCTAACCGGGGAGATTCCATACAAGGATGTGGACTCCTCGGCTATCATCTGGGGCATTGGGAACAACAGCCTGCAGCTGCCCATACCGGACAGCTGCCCGGACGGCTTCAAGATCCTGCTCAGACAGTGCTGGTGTGTGAAACATCCTGTGAACTGTGATGCTGAAGACAAGGCTCGGATAAAGTGTGAGGGGAGATGTGAAACAAGCCCTCCTCACAGGGACTGATCAAGCAGAGGAGCTATTGTATAGAATAGTAAGGGCTCCGCCCTACAATAAAAAAGCCAGCAATTGAGCATAAGAACACAAATCTGTTCCCGGGTGCTCTGCAACAAGGCAACCCCTGATCTGTTGGATTATCAGtttgtttgattgattgattgtttgattTGGTTACCTGGTGTACATTGTTGATAGCCAGAGTTGTAAACTCACACACGCTTCTGACTTTGCAGGAACATTAAACCAAGGAATAGGCCGTCTTTCCGGCAGATTCTCCTTCACCTGGACATCGCGTCCGCTGATATTCTCTCCACCCCGCAGGAAACCTACTTCAAGTCTCAGGTACGAAGAAATCAGATTCACAGTACTTCAACAATCAAACAAATTGTATTGTAGAACTAGTCCTACCATCTCCATTGGATTACATTCAATGTGGTCCATACAGGCCGAGTGGCGGGAAGAGGTTAAACAGCATTTTGAGAAGATCAAGTCTGAGGGCACTTGTATCCACCGCCTCGACGAGGAGCTGGTCAACCGACGCAGGGAGGAGTTAAGGTATGCATTTGTAAAATCAACCCACTCTCATGGAAATAATGTCTGGTTGCTGCAGGAAACCACACCTTACTAAATCCACCACATAATGGGGCTACACTTTATAGTGAATGTTTATTACTGCATTAGCCAATGTTAATTAAGGTACCCTTATGTTAAGTGTTACCCATGCGGGTGCCAGTACCGGTTCTATTTCTGAAGGGCTACCGTGTCCTATTTCCCCATGCTGCTCTTGTTATTGAACCTCGTGGCTAAAAGAGGGGCCGGAGAGTGCCTTTCTTTCATGAAGCATGTAAGACCTTTTCAGGCAGGAAGTGTAGCGTCCACAGCGGGGACTGGAACCCTTCTATTTGTGTGCGGTCCTCAGGCACGCGCTGGACATTCGTGAGCACTACGAGAGGAAGCTAGAGAAAGCCAACAACCTCTACGTGGAGCTCAACGCCGTCATGCTTCAGCTGGAGCTCAAAGAGAAAGAGCTGCAGAGGTATGAGTGAGTCAACTAATCACACAGTCGGTGTAGCTGGGTCTGGCAATACGTTCACTTGCAAAATATCACTGTACTGCCAGATGAATATTTTGTTGGGATAGGACTTTGTTACAAAAATAGTCCTACGATTAAGTTCCATTGCCTCGTACTGTATTAAATAGAACTGTATTCCAAAATGTTTTGATGCGTCGAACCAAATCAAAGCTGACTGCAGCATGGAATCATTTGAGAGAATATTCCATCCAAATAATTATGCAGCCAGAAAATGAATGCATAAATGACATAAATCATCATGCAATGTTCCCCAGGAGAGAGCAGTCTTTGGACAAGAAGTTCCCCGGTCTGTTCAAGCACAGCTCGAGACAAAGCAGCTCCACCAGCTCCATGGACAAGCTCATCAAGAAGAGAAACGTTCCACAGAAACTGCCCTCAGGAAAGAGGTGGGAAAGGCTCACCTCACGGGCTATTGAACACAAAGAACGGTGTCATCATTTAAACGGTTTTGACAAGGATGGCTATGAGTGTGGAATTATATGTTCCTACGTTATGTTCACCCTTTTTTCTCCTTGCGCATCCTCAGGCCGGATATCCTGAAGTCGGAGGTGATCCTTCCCAAGCTGGACTCCTCTGTGATGCAGGTGACCGTCCCCTCCTGCCCCAACCGGagctccacctcccccagcCGCTCCCGCAGGGTGAAGACCCGCCACCGCAAGCCCGGCAAGGGCAGCAGCGGGGACCTCGCCGGCCTCAAGGCCACCCAGTCCGCTCCCCACGGGGCGGTCACGGTCCAGAACGGGGGCTCCGCTCCGGACCCCTCCGAGCACCTCCTGGACCCCAGCGCGGCCCTGCGGGGGGTCGGCCACGACCAGCAGCAGAGgcagctctcctcctccagccccgaCCTCGTCTGCTCCACGTTGGAGGCCGGCGGCCGGGGCCAGGGGGGTCCGGCGGCGGGCgggctggagagaggagggagcgtCAGCGCCTCCGCCGTGCTGGGGGGGTCGGAGTCGGGGGCCGGCGGCCTGGAGGACCTCACGGAGACGCCCCCGCGCAGCGACACACCCAGCGAGGACGCGGCGTCCTTCCCGTTCTCCAGCAGCCCGGACTCGCCGTGCGGCAGGGGGGTCGTGGCGGCGGCGAGGAGGGCGTCCCTGGGCATCCCGCGCCTGCCCCACGACGGGGAGGACAAGGACGACGGGGCCGGGGCCGTCAGAATGCCCCGGGGGGCTTCCGGGGGCGTCGGCGGTCAGCACCTCACTCCCTCGGCCATTCTCTACAGGGCGGCTATATCCCGCAAacaggtagatagatagatagatagatagatagatagataaatactttaataatcccagagggaaattattttagGTAGCGCTGCCGGCGCAGGCCTCGTCTCCCTGGAAGGCGTTGTACAGCACACAAGACATTTTTTCTCATTTACTTGTTTTCTGTCTCCGGCTACAGAGGCGTGGAGTGtcatcagaagaggaggagggtgaggttgACAGCGAGGTTGAGTTGCCACGGAGACGGTGAGTTTTTTTCCGTCTCCCATTGAGTCGCATTCCCTGAAATCTCTCAGTTAActtttctctgtgttgttgttgctattTGCGGTCACCAGATGACACAATGCCTCAGTGTACAAGACAACCGCGCTGACGCACGTTGTCTGTCCGCTGTTTCGACGCTGTCCTCGTCAAGCGTTGTTCTTTTGATCTTCGTAGACGCCCGACCAGCATCACCAAGTGCCCGTCGGTGTCCACCTTCAGCTCGGAGAACCTGTCGGTGTCGGACGGCGAGGAGGGCCACACCACGGACCACTCCCACAGCGGCACGCCCGACGTGGTCAGCACCAACACGGACGACAAGCTGGACGACCGCAGCGACGACCTGCTGTCCCAGGAGTCGGAGATCCCCGCCGACAACACCGACCCCACGCAGGCCTCAGACGGCCTCTCGGAACGAGAGGGGGTCCCGGGCCGGGCCAGAGCTCGGGTGGACCCCGGGCAGACTTCCAATGAGGTAAGGCACTGCGGCCGACGGTTTACAATTCACTGAGTGCCATTTAGATCCACCACTTCAGCTCCCCCTGtgatgtcctctctctctctctctcccccatccttctctccctcccttgctctctccctccctcactctcttcctctccctcctataTTCTCTTTCTTTATGTATGTCCACACCACTGTCGCTCTTTCTATTTCAtccactctctcgctctttctctctatccccccctcccgttgttctccctctccctccctccctctctctctctccacccctctctgtctctctctctccctccctttccctcttcctctctctatctccctccccccctttctctctcactctctctctctctgtctctctctctctctccctctctctctctgtgtctctctcactctctgtctctctctctctccctctctctctccctctctctctccccctctctccccctctctctctctttcctactctctctctccctctctctctctctctctctctctctctctctctctctctctctctctctctctctccctctctctctccctctctctctccccctctctccccctctctctctctttcctactctctctctctctctctctctctctctctctctctctctctctctctctctctctctctctctctctctccctctctctccccatctctccctcctcctcctcagatgcGCGCCCTGTGTGACGACTCGGACTGTGACAGTGTGGAGCTGGATCAGTCAGGCAGCGGAGAGCCCAGTCGCCCACCCAGTCGCCCGCCCAGCGCCGGTCCCAGGGCGTCGCCGTGCCAACCGTCGGCGCCGGCCCCGccaggcccccccccagccccccccacaggCCCGTCGTAGATTTGCAGGACACCAGGCGACAACCTAATCTACCTTACAGCTGAacagcctccaccaccaccagtgtccACCCGTCTGTCAGTCTGTAGCGCGTCACCGTGGTCAcgaatgggaggggggggggggcagcatttAGTACATCACTTCATTAGCGTGTGGCATGTCGTCATACAGCTGGTTAAGGTGTTTAGCGAGTTTGTCATTAGGTATAGCGATAAAAAGATGACATCATTGTATGTGTCATGAATAGATGTCAGATCGTTTGGCAGCTTGTGACATCAGGTAAAttacttttttgtgtgtttattaaagGTTTTTCAGAGTTTAGGCAGATAATGACCCAGATACCTTCAGCAGCTGTTCCATGTgtgcagaaaaaaacaactaaaaaacAGATGCACTCACAAATTATAAAGTCCATGTCTTTTCGGCACCCCAACGCCCCCTGTGGGAGAGGCTTGGTATTCCATACATCTGTGTTAAATACTAATAATGTAAATATTAATTACATACCACACATGACAAATCTAAATTTATTTTAAGTGTAAAATAGAATTTAAGACTAAATGTTATGCAGCCCTATGAACAAATGCATGACTACATGTTAATAATTTATGATGTgtctgttttatattttgtgagAGAGTTTACACTTTTTTAAATACTTGAATTACGTTATCATTTCGGTTAATGAATATTCTTTTGGGCACTTAACAAAATAATGTCAAACCGAAAATATTATCTAACAGGAAATAATGTAATTTTTTCCTGGGTTTGAAATACAATTTGCTTTTTGGGAGGATTTGTATGATTATGAAGATTATCTATTGTTTAAATTTACTGAAGGGAAGTCCGGTTATTCCAATGTAATGTCAATCCCATTGATGCCGTTTTTTGGTCAAGATTTTTAAATAACGGTTGGTAGCATTTGGTGTTTCAGCGAAGCAGGACTGAAATTGAATGCTTTTAAGGTGCTGCATGTGTTTTCTCAGTACAATGACTTTTGGCTTCTGACTGGACCTGAAAACTCTCGACAAAATGCTACCAACCGTCATGGTCTTGACAACCAAAGACACTCGGGCACATATTAAGACCTAGGATTGTTTAAGAGTCATAGATGACTAAATCATGTAGGCCTTAGAAGCTGAAATATCCCTTTACACTTCCCTATTACAGCAGAGAAGAATTTTGAAAAACACTGCTCCCCAGTGGTACTAGTaaaaatgtcaaaataaaagcaaatatCCTTGGATTAAATTAGATGTATCCTTTTTATACAACATTGCACATTGTACCGGTGAAATATTAACTATatcaaaatatgaataaataatgtattggtaaaaatgtgtttgtttataatgCATTGTTCTTGATCCAGCATTGAGAGTGGAATGCATTATACTGTAAAACAAGATAAAAATCCTATTTGGTATGCCCAAAATACTCTAATTGCATTGCCCTTGCCCACTAGTGAATTGTGGTTATGCAAGGCAGATATTTTCAATGTAATAAAAAGAGGCAGATGCACAATGATAGCATGTCACATTTTTATTTCTGTTTAAGCTCTTCAAACAATTCAATTGCACCCAAATCTACATCAGTTTGAGAAATCGCACAAAGAAAGTTTCTTCATACtgcaaagaataaaaaaactttaaaaTCCGACCCAGGCATAAAGGATAGCAAGAAACTAGTGTTACTTTTAAGAATCTTCTCGCGTTTCTTAATTTAAATACCTCAGCGTGATTCTTATAACAAGACCTACGCGTCTCATGTCTTTCCCCGCCCCCCCTTGCAGCAGTCCCCAGCCctgcagttaaaaaaaatattttctctatttaaaacaaacatttttCAATGTTTTTATAATCCTCATTATCTTGTTAATTtcagagaaaagaaaaatatttttgcACACCTCAGGTCTGGCCCCCTTGCAGGAGACATACGGGGAACCTGACCCATCATAATCCGATACACAACAATGTTTTGTTAAAAGACCTGATTGAGAAACAAAATGGATGGAAATACAGGAATGACAAAGTTCTCAGCTTAGTTATGCAGCTTAGTATGCTCCATTACACTGCCgccttcaaataaataaataaagtaggaTTATAGCAACAACCTTCACACAAATGGTTTCCATACATCTTCAAGTGTACTTAAAAATGATATCCACATAACATTACCAACCATGACCCATTCAGGAATTATAGCTTTAGATAACAGTGGCAGCTAGCAAGGGATTATAATAAAGAGTGgtgtattaaataaaaaataaataggttttttttaatcaggGGAGAGAACAGTCAAATCTAgtcgtcttttttttctttttctttttttacattttctaaGAAAAATCTGACATAAAAAACACACGTTTATgtcttttcagatttttccaAAAACGTTTCCGCTATATCAACAAGGTCTTACGGAAAAATACAGTAGAATAAGAGGGGAAAACAAAAAGAGAAGTTTTTTAAAAACTAGGCAAAagagggaatttaaaaacaataaataaataaaatatcattACATCAATGATATAATTACAGCCGAGTAGGTGTGGAACCAAAATAAAGGAGAGTTCAGAGTACTTAGTTTTTGCATTAAATCCAGTAAGGGAGATCTTTGTAAAAAAGTAGAGGGGGGGTAACATAAGGTGCAAATGAAGAACCTCCTCGTCAGTTGGCTGCCAGTCCCGTCGCTTCAGAAGACAGCCTAGGACCAaaagcaaaaaagaaaaaaaaaattcaccaaCTTGTGCCATATACATCTACTACAAACTACCAATGCTAGCAGTTAGTTTCACAgcttaaatgcatttttttcttcttcttcttatgaGCATTCAATAATTCTATCAATTACATTGTAACATTTGGAATTGACGGCTACAAAGCCAAAGAAGTGTACTCCTGGTTGGCACCGGGTGAGGTGTTCCCTACGGTTGCTTACCGGGCATTGATCAGGTACTCCGCCAGACTAATGCTGGCGGGGGACCCGGTTATAGTGACCTGGCGGTCAGTGGACCCTTCCACTGGGTTGGCAATCTTGATCTGAGCGCCGGACAtctgacggatctcattgatcTTCGATCCCTGGCGGCCAATAATGCAGCCAATCAGCTATGATCGGGAAGAGGAAGAACAGCAGAGTGATTACTTTATTGTCCCCTGGGGGAAATTCTTTTTCACTTCAAGGTACATTTGTGTTGCCCTTGGCAGAGCAAACGGTTGATTCTCCACCTTGAACTTTCAAAGTGCAAACATTTTTAATGTTGTCCTGGTTCCCGCTGACCTTTCAAAGTGCATCCAATCAGATGACAGCTTTGTTTTACGTTGTTAAACCAACAAAATCCTAAGGCCTACGGCTTACTTCATTTTTATCCCCAAATACACGGTTTAAGAGTTACAAGCACTGAACTCGTGCGTTTGCCAGCGATATTCCCACAATCCAAGCTAGGGTCCAGTGCTTTGCTGGAGGCGACATGAGCCATATATTGTCACCGCAGCAACAGAGAATAGAAAGCACCAGTGAGTCGATCCTTCAAACCTACATCATTTGGAATGGTCAGCTCGTGAGAGCCCGTTTGTGCAGAAGCATCCATCCCAGCTGCagagaacaaacacacatgaagggTGAGCATACGTTAATTTGCCTAGACCGTTAAGAATGAACAAGCTGTGACAGAATTCAGTCTGGCCACCTACCCTGGAAGCCCTGGTTATTAGGGGCGATGGGAAAGGGGCTCTGTTGCATGGCTAGCTGGTGTAGTTTGGTGAGCTGAAGAAATATTAAATGTTTACTATACATCTCAAAATGCTTAACACATGCATTGCAAACTTGCACACAgtacaagaaaaaaataatttacatcGAAACTGAATACCCAACATTTTTAGAATACTGTCGAATATCAAACCACTTTCCAGAGTCAATTGCCAATGCCTAAACAAGCAAGATGTAATATACCAAACAAGACGGATGTGCAATTTGTAAATTAAGTTTCAATTTAGTGCTGAATGTTCCAGTTCAACATAACATACAAATAAGCAAGCACGTGCACTTGTGTATTACACATGCAATATTAATAGGAATGAATACGGAACCTTTTAAAAAGGAAAAACGAGACGGGAATCAGATTAATAAAGGAAAACTGAAAGATTCTCTATCTGATGGAATGTGATTGATCGGTGGGTAAAACAGGAGGTCACAGGGATGGAGCTCAAAGCGGTGTCATTTCTACCCCAACCACGCCCGAACAAGGTAATTAATGGGATCACTTACAGAGGGACCTTCACTTACATCAGGCTGTGGAATGGCATGCTGTCCTTGGACAGCGTAAGCCTGCAAGACAAGAAGCAGTACAATGAGGCTCTGAGCCTCTATCCGACACTTCAAGGGCAGACAGAAAAACAAGCCAAACACATGCTACAACTTTTAAAAATTGGCAAAGGCTCTGCATTTGAACAAAATAAACAGCTTTAAAGAGTGCCAACTTCCGCCTTGTAAAAAACCCCATATCATAATACATGTTTATTCTTGATGCGTATGGCAACAGTGTAGCCTAATGTGGTGAAAAATCGAACATCCAGACATATGAAGTGCTTACCTGACCACCTGAGAAGATGACTGGAGAGCCTGAGGGTTTGGGCCGGTAAGGGATGGTCACTCCCTTCGGTGGAGACTAGGGAACACAACAACCACAATCAGCTGCTGTCCAacccagagatagagagactacCCCGGTACCCTGGCCGCAGAGCGAGGAGTTAAATGAAAGGCCTACCTCAAGCATGACAACGCAGATCTGCTTGACACACTCGATGATGGACTGTGGGATCCCTGCAATGGTGATGGCACGCTCCGTTGAGTTGGGCAGCATGTCTCCTGCTACCTGTACCTGAGCTCCTGTTGACTAGGGAGAAGCATAACAATTCATGAACACCACACTCAACGCAAACACTGACATCTGTGCGCACATGGACACGTGCTGCTAATCATAACGTTGGACCAATAACGGGTGCATACCAAATATGCACCTTTAATTCGGCGTAAtacatacttttctttttgaAAAACGTGTGATTGTCTCTGACGAACGTTTCATAACTTGTGGCGTAATTTCCCCACCACTTGCGGTCGCCGGGTCCCATAAGTGTTACACCACCAACCTCTCTGATCTCCTTGATCTTGCAGCCCCCCTTGCCGATCAGCGAGCCGCACTGACTGGCGGGGACGACGATGCGCAGGGTGACCGGAGGCTTGCTGGTGGCTGTGCTGTTGGTCATCGAGCTGCTGATGTCCTGGACACATACAAGTACATCAATACATAGAGCCATTGACCACTATAACAACATAAGACAGTGCATTCGCAGTAATGTGAACAGAACCGGCCacacctcctccagcttctcGATAATCATGGAGAACGCTTTAAAGATG encodes:
- the map3k12 gene encoding mitogen-activated protein kinase kinase kinase 12, which encodes MSGTCIHETRAPSPSLSGFSTPISESPYRRIDAETPACTPETDLTPTQCVLRNVLSIDTGGQVVPGGCPHTCGCSPTPSEGPSGRFDNSVLKLHEHEACQCGGSGGGGGGAEAGLSSEAGAVRGQSDNIRLQPGSGGFLEGLFGCLRPVWTMIGKAYSTEHKHHQEESWEVPFEEISELQWVGSGAQGAVFLGKYHGDDVAVKKVRDIKETEIKHLRKLKHPNIITFKGVCTQAPCYCILMEYCAQGQLYEVLRAGRKITPSLLVDWAMGIAGGMNYLHLHKIIHRDLKSPNMLITHDDLVKISDFGTSRELSEKSTKMSFAGTVAWMAPEVIRNEPVSEKVDIWSFGVVLWEMLTGEIPYKDVDSSAIIWGIGNNSLQLPIPDSCPDGFKILLRQCWNIKPRNRPSFRQILLHLDIASADILSTPQETYFKSQAEWREEVKQHFEKIKSEGTCIHRLDEELVNRRREELRHALDIREHYERKLEKANNLYVELNAVMLQLELKEKELQRREQSLDKKFPGLFKHSSRQSSSTSSMDKLIKKRNVPQKLPSGKRPDILKSEVILPKLDSSVMQVTVPSCPNRSSTSPSRSRRVKTRHRKPGKGSSGDLAGLKATQSAPHGAVTVQNGGSAPDPSEHLLDPSAALRGVGHDQQQRQLSSSSPDLVCSTLEAGGRGQGGPAAGGLERGGSVSASAVLGGSESGAGGLEDLTETPPRSDTPSEDAASFPFSSSPDSPCGRGVVAAARRASLGIPRLPHDGEDKDDGAGAVRMPRGASGGVGGQHLTPSAILYRAAISRKQRRGVSSEEEEGEVDSEVELPRRRRPTSITKCPSVSTFSSENLSVSDGEEGHTTDHSHSGTPDVVSTNTDDKLDDRSDDLLSQESEIPADNTDPTQASDGLSEREGVPGRARARVDPGQTSNEMRALCDDSDCDSVELDQSGSGEPSRPPSRPPSAGPRASPCQPSAPAPPGPPPAPPTGPS
- the pcbp2 gene encoding poly(rC)-binding protein 2 isoform X2, whose protein sequence is MDSGVVEGGLNVTLTIRLLMHGKEVGSIIGKKGESVKKMREESGARINISEGNCPERIITLAGPTTAIFKAFSMIIEKLEEDISSSMTNSTATSKPPVTLRIVVPASQCGSLIGKGGCKIKEIRESTGAQVQVAGDMLPNSTERAITIAGIPQSIIECVKQICVVMLESPPKGVTIPYRPKPSGSPVIFSGGQAYAVQGQHAIPQPDLTKLHQLAMQQSPFPIAPNNQGFQAGMDASAQTGSHELTIPNDLIGCIIGRQGSKINEIRQMSGAQIKIANPVEGSTDRQVTITGSPASISLAEYLINARLSSEATGLAAN
- the pcbp2 gene encoding poly(rC)-binding protein 2 isoform X1, with the protein product MDSGVVEGGLNVTLTIRLLMHGKEVGSIIGKKGESVKKMREESGARINISEGNCPERIITLAGPTTAIFKAFSMIIEKLEEDISSSMTNSTATSKPPVTLRIVVPASQCGSLIGKGGCKIKEIRESTGAQVQVAGDMLPNSTERAITIAGIPQSIIECVKQICVVMLESPPKGVTIPYRPKPSGSPVIFSGGQAYAVQGQHAIPQPDVSEGPSLTKLHQLAMQQSPFPIAPNNQGFQAGMDASAQTGSHELTIPNDLIGCIIGRQGSKINEIRQMSGAQIKIANPVEGSTDRQVTITGSPASISLAEYLINARLSSEATGLAAN